One Anopheles marshallii chromosome 3, idAnoMarsDA_429_01, whole genome shotgun sequence genomic region harbors:
- the LOC128715223 gene encoding uncharacterized protein LOC128715223, producing MDQERKITKNLVKLPIEEKERFFDSFDMVQTDCDGVLWLLSDPFEGVERSIRALRTNGKRVVFVSNNSVRTMADYRAKLEKLTDHTLDDEDVIHPAKVVIQYLRARKFDDALCYVIGSTNFKNCLREAGIQLLDGPDEPLPESIRAVTAAINDRQPVKAVIVDFDYNMNNIKLLRAQLYLQHDALFIAGAMDTVLPLGPRMRLIGPGCYVEVLQKLADRKPIVLGKPGREMSNMVKQMYAIDNPRRVLFVGDQPELDVQFGHISNYQTLLVGTGGVKEDDLQRLAERPELVPDYYIDSFAGLEQVVRDVMVYKARNGEKSGP from the exons ATGGACCAGGAACGAAAGATAACCAAGAACCTGGTGAAGCTGCCGATTGAGGAGAAGGAACGTTTCTTCGACTCATTCGACATGGTCCAAACCGACTGTGATG GTGTGCTGTGGCTTTTGTCAGACCCGTTCGAGGGCGTTGAACGATCGATTCGTGCATTGCGAACCAACGGCAAGCGGGTGGTGTTTGTGTCGAACAATAGTGTCCGCACGATGGCGGACTACCGGGCCAAGCTGGAGAAGCTAACTGACCACACGCTAGACGACGAGGACGTGATTCATCCGGCCAAAGTCGTTATTCAGTATTTGCGTGCGAGAAAATTTGATGATGCCCTGTGCTACGTCATCGGTAGCACCAACTTCAAGAACTGCCTCAGGGAAGCCGGCATTCAACTGCTCGATGGT CCTGATGAACCGTTGCCGGAATCGATAAGAGCAGTGACAGCAGCTATTAACGATAGGCAACCGGTAAAAGCGGTAATAGTGGACTTTGACTACAACATGAACAACATCAAACTGCTCCGTGCTCAGCTGTACCTGCAGCATGACGCCTTGTTCATAGCGGGCGCGATGGACACGGTCCTGCCGCTCGGTCCACGGATGCGTCTCATCGGTCCAGGGTGTTACGTGGAAGTGCTGCAAAAGCTAGCTGACCGTAAGCCGATTGTGCTCGGCAAACCGGGGCGCGAGATGAGCAACATGGTGAAACAGATGTACGCGATCGATAATCCACGCCGGGTGCTGTTCGTGGGTGATCAGCCCGAGCTGGATGTTCAGTTTGGACACATCTCCAACTACCAAACGTTGCTGGTCGGTACCGGGGGCGTCAAGGAGGATGATTTGCAGAGGTTGGCAGAGAGGCCCGAATTGGTTCCCGACTACTACATTGACTCGTTCGCCGGTTTGGAGCAGGTCGTGCGTGACGTCATGGTGTACAAGGCGCGCAATGGAGAAAAATCTGGCCCCTAG
- the LOC128710944 gene encoding uncharacterized protein LOC128710944, translating to MDKPSRPVRNRKRSRFVTNVLRVTVWKAWPPGDSHRPVKRLFTPEIKRMLKDWLVRRRENPYPNRDEKKLLATETGLTYTQICNWFANWRRKLKNSGNDPIRKTWGNLIKNYNTNARGNVEQFSICSNDSIWGEQGEDSQGSRTSSSGEQPYHHHQHRHRRHHYRHNQQHPQRSPSRAQYGQRNAGKPYPAYTDTGGRGGENNNSESCQNNNVDCRTYSDYLRVLPEYGSVEDCPNSEDLRDSYPPTAFRIDHCYTPRNYETVFGIPEETRCYKVTQFDGSYDPESGTTLEPLILTATPAHYGRPYATKEVPTGGTLYLTPTTTLSPAATPAITSGRSRSSKYKSSIMEKYLRDLGELEPADVPTDESATMVPVLMAAIPFQQKHCGHTRNHELQLQAQPTMGYDTAVLRGPPSLSKWLESAAKFTPSKHNYIDWECSGKQSTTKKRCDSESNYYGMVDTGDDNGCAYARPFYSEPTTTVGTLEHQKDELDAAEALTRLANNFRTKFST from the exons atgGACAAACCGTCGCGTCCGGTGCGAAATCGTAAGCGCAGTAGGTTCGTGACGAATGTCTTGCGTGTGACCGTGT GGAAAGCATGGCCACCGGGAGATAGCCACCGGCCGGTGAAACGATTATTTACACCGGAAATTAAGCGTATGCTGAAGGACTGGTTAGTACGGCGCCGGGAGAACCCATACCCAAACCGGGACGAAAAGAAGCTGCTTGCCACCGAGACGGGTTTGACGTACACTCAAATATGTAACTGGTTTGCGAACTGGCGACGAAAACTCAAAAACTCGGGCAATGATCCAATTCGCAAGACGTGGGGTAATTTGATCAAGAATTACAACACCAATGCGCGTGGCAATGTGGAGCAGTTTAGCATATGTTCGAATGATAGCATTTGGGGTGAGCAAGGGGAAGACTCGCAAGGTTCCCGTACATCTTCTTCGGGCGAGCAGCCttaccaccatcatcaacatcgtcatcgtcgccaTCATTACAGGCACAACCAGCAACATCCGCAGCGGAGTCCTTCCCGTGCACAGTACGGACAGAGGAATGCTGGAAAACCGTACCCAGCGTACACCGATACAGGTGGTAGAGGAGGCGAGAATAACAATAGCGAATCGTGCCAAAACAATAATGTAGACTGCAGGACGTATTCCGATTACTTGCGAGTACTGCCAGAGTATGGCAGCGTCGAGGATTGTCCGAATAGTGAAGATCTGCGAGATAGCTATCCACCGACAGCGTTTCGAATCGATCATTGCTATACTCCACGCAACTACGAAACCGTCTTTGGCATACCGGAAGAAACGAGATGTTACAAG GTCACCCAATTCGATGGGAGCTATGATCCGGAGAGTGGGACAACACTTGAGCCTCTCATTCTAACTGCCACACCTGCCCATTATGGTCGTCCTTACGCGACGAAGGAAGTTCCCACTGGCGGAACACTCTATCTCACCCCAACAACTACACTCTCTCCCGCTGCCACTCCAGCAATCACCAGTGGTAGATCACGTTCGAGCAAATACAAAAGCAGCATCATGGAGAAATATCTTCGCGATCTAGGCGAGCTGGAACCAGCGGATGTGCCAACGGATGAGTCTGCAACCATGGTGCCGGTTTTAATGGCGGCAATACCCTTTCAACAGAAACACTGTGGCCACACCCGTAACCACGAACTTCAGCTACAAGCGCAACCTACGATGGGCTATGACACGGCCGTATTACGAGGACCACCTTCATTATCGAAATGGCTGGAAAGTGCTGCAAAGTTCACACCGTCAAAACACAATTACATCGATTGGGAATGCTCTGG aaaacaatCGACAACGAAGAAACGGTGTGATTCGGAGAGCAACTACTACGGCATGGTTGATACCGGTGATGATAACGGTTGTGCCTATGCGAGACCATTTTATAGCGAGCCAACGACAACAGTTGGTACACTCGAACACCAAAAGGATGAACTCGATGCTGCAGAAGCGCTCACGAGGCTGGCAAACAATTTTCGAACCAAATTTTCCACCTAA
- the LOC128710946 gene encoding 39S ribosomal protein L10, mitochondrial, producing the protein MSNFITNALLQSRNPLLTFRRFRGKINIQRPRQPHYERARVLEIIKPYYKKPEFNAPCIDAQQMKQSKTLDNPYETIIAREARNWFEHSKLVALLHVNSIRQEDMFKMQVALHRHNISVKVYGKSIMRKAVADTKFEAIMPLFEAKTAIIFSPEAQKIKQVLSVLRKSPQLILMGGIVEGRLLSRNEFMAYATMPDLTTVRAQFAAVLESAGGKIVADLQCHQSQLVNMLDAYAKNDSQTDKSRTVSVADEEIGS; encoded by the exons ATGTCCAACTTTATCACAAATG CTCTGTTACAGTCGCGCAACCCGTTGCTCACATTTCGTCGGTTCCGTGGAAAGATCAACATTCAGCGACCACGGCAACCACATTACGAAAGAGCCCGCGTGCTCGAAATTATAAAACCGTACTACAAAAAACCCGAATTTAATGCTCCGTGTATCGATGCCCAACAGATGAAGCAAAGTAAAACGTTGGACAACCCGTACGAAACAATCATTGCGCGGGAAGCCCGGAATTGGTTCGAGCATAGCAAACTAGTAGCGCTGCTGCACGTGAATTCGATAAGACAAGAGGATATGTTTAAGATGCAGGTAGCACTCCATCGACATAATATCTCGGTTAAGGTGTACGGTAAATCGATCATGCGTAAGGCGGTAGCGGACACGAAATTCGAAGCGATAATGCCACTGTTTGAAGCTAAAACTGCAATCATCTTTAGTCCGGAGGCGCAAAAGATTAAGCAGGTGCTGAGCGTGTTAAGGAAATCACCACAACTCATCTTGATGGGTGGGATTGTGGAGGGTAGATTGTTAAGTAGAAACGAGTTTATGGCATACGCTACCATGCCTGACCTTACTACGGTACGGGCACAGTTTGCTGCGGTGTTAGAAAGTGCTGGTGGTAAGATTGTAGCAGATCTGCAATGCCACCAGAGCCAGCTAGTAAACATGCTCGATGCGTACGCAAAGAACGATTCCCAAACCGATAAGAGCCGTACTGTTAGTGTTGCTGACGAAGAAATAGGCAGTTGA
- the LOC128710945 gene encoding uncharacterized protein LOC128710945 has translation MVLCTYFLNNNCRFGSRCNNEHIDIGSIVKNEADVTLKGNQWPLSCFGPFKERNCIPNFIEDQSFEEIRMMYLEAKMQNNIPAHQMQLAQMINDAKTKMQCLTAMNREVLNTLVEIYNQQESSAKPSNTTSNPFASIGSVGSNATASSIFGGGNNSNAFGSGFGAGATGVSSSTTGSIFGGGSISGQTAQPVSNIFGTATSTTNSIFAKPAQQVSTGNIFGMSQPSNNVFGAPATLGGGLFGSVQQPSQSAAPMFGGATTAPNPGAGNMFTNSMNIRPCVAQPVAGGSVFGGGNMFGNSSASVAPAAGGFGTIATQPQQNTGLFNSVSFGSSAPTGASFGSFGSPMQAVPAVNASSSQNLFLPASTATPFGTSMGSSAFGVSAAPLGQSVPQSATIYSNMETVTAEHLAAFKSGQFQLGRIPTVPPPKELCQ, from the exons ATGGTCCTTTGCACGTATTTTCTTAATAATAACTGCCGATTCGGTTCCAGATGTAATAACGAGCATATAGACATTGG GTCAATTGTTAAAAACGAAGCGGATGTAACACTGAAAGGCAATCAATGGCCGCTCTCGTGCTTTGGTCCCTTCAAAGAGCGCAATTGCATCCCCAACTTTATCGAAGACCAAAGCTTCGAAGAAATTCGTATGATGTATCTAGAAGCGAAAATGCAGAACAACATACCAGCCCATCAGATGCAACTTGCACAAATGATAAACGATGCCAAAACGAAGATGCAATGTCTCACGGCAATGAACAGGGAGGTCCTGAACACGTTGGTTGAGATTTATAACCAACAGGAAAGCAGCGCCAAACCGTCGAACACTACATCGAACCCTTTCGCATCGATAGGTTCTGTTGGGAGCAACGCAACAGCATCGAGCATTTTCGGTGGTGGCAACAATAGCAATGCGTTCGGCTCGGGATTCGGAGCTGGCGCGACCGGTGTTAGCTCTAGCACTACCGGGAGCATATTCGGCGGAGGTTCAATAAGTGGCCAAACAGCACAACCAGTTAGTAACATCTTTGGCACAGCTACTTCCACGACTAACAGCATATTCGCTAAACCTGCTCAGCAAGTGTCCACTGGAAATATCTTCGGGATGTCCCAACCATCGAACAACGTGTTTGGGGCACCTGCCACGTTGGGTGGAGGATTATTCGGCAGTGTTCAGCAACCGTCTCAAAGTGCTGCGCCAATGTTTGGTggtgcaacaacagcaccgaaCCCGGGTGCTGGCAACATGTTCACAAATTCAATGAATATTCGCCCATGCGTTGCCCAGCCGGTAGCAGGTGGTTCCGTGTTTGGTGGTGGAAATATGTTTGGTAACAGTTCGGCATCCGTGGCACCGGCAGCTGGTGGTTTTGGAACGATTGCGACGCAACCGCAGCAGAACACGGGATTATTTAATTCTGTTTCGTTTGGCAGTAGTGCGCCAACAGGTGCATCCTTTGGTTCGTTTGGATCCCCGATGCAAGCTGTTCCTGCAGTCAATGCGTCATCGtcacaaaatttatttcttcccgCGTCTACGGCAACTCCGTTCGGCACTTCGATGGGTTCAAGCGCATTCGGTGTTTCTGCAGCACCTTTAGGCCAATCCGTACCACAATCGGCTACTATATACAGCAATATGGAAACAGTTACGGCGGAACATTTAGCTGCCTTCAAGTCGGGTCAATTTCAATTAGGACGAATACCAACGGTACCACCACCTAAAGAATTGtgtcaataa